The genome window TTTAGGAACAGCCAGCTGTGGGGAAGTGACTCAGAACAGCTGGACAGCCCCGAACTGAAGAGGTTTGTGTGATGGTGGGATTTTCTTCCTGGAGCCTTGGTGTgggggctggcacagcacagcaggtgaTGCTGCAGGAGATCTCAGAGCCTTGTGctgccccaggagagcaggaaccAGCTGGGGATTGATGTGAACATCGCcaccagccagggctgtgcctccCCGGGCCTGGGACTCCTCTGCCTGCCCAGATCCAGGATCCATGGATGTTTTGCCTGTGCATATCTCCAGCAAGGAGacaggcagctggaggaggaacacttctgatttctttttgtcAAGGCACAACGTGCCCATAACCCAAACTTCTGAGTGCAATTCTGACTGAGCAGCAGGAAGTGTTGGTCTGTTCTCCAGGAAACCTGAGCAGCTGAAAGAAGAGTTGAAATAAACACACCCAAAAAAGCACTAAAGGATATTTTTGAGATTTTCTAGTTCAGAGCATGAACCAGCCTCTAAGCTCTggtctccttcctcccccttggcctgtgggcaggagcaggacagtgGACAATACAAGACCCTGGCTCTGAACCTGCAGTTCCTATGCATTTGTGCACCTGCATTTGGGGTCTGTGAAAAGCTGGGTGTCTCCTCCTAGTTGGTTTTGGCACCAGTTTTACTTGTGGGTTAAGTTTTTTAACTCCTCCTCAAGCATCTTGGttttcttctccagctcctcctttGAGCGTTCTGCATTCAtcagcctcagctccagctccccacACTTCTTCTTCTCCTGCTCCATGTCCTGGTTCAGCCTCACCACTTTGGCCCAGGCTTCATAGTTCTCCTCCTGGAGACTGTGAAGGGAAACAAAGCACAAAaggattggattggattggattggattggattggattggattggattggattggattggattggattggaaaAGGGCTGGGAAATCATTTGGTTCTCAGGGAGTCTCACCTCAGCCCCAAAACAAGCCAGAGATGCTGTCCTGAGCCCACCAGTGGCCACATAACTTGATGTAATAAATCAATAAATGTGATATATGTGTACTGATAATGGGATAATAATCATAATATAGTAACAACATGTGGGGCAGATGGTTACAACCAATGGTGTAATAATGCTACTGGTGAATTCTGGAGAGTCTAACAGCCAATGTCATGGTAATAACAGGTATTATGACAGTGCAAAGGAATGTAGGAACATTGCAGTGCCATTGAATGATGTAATAAGAGCTGTGGAGTACTGATGTTGTAATAATACATCACCCACTGTGATGAGAGCACAGTTCGTGCAGTGCAGCACAGTGATTTTTAGACAGCCTGCTGAATACTGTGTTTCATCATTAATCACTGCAATTATATACCACCTGACATTGCTGGTAGTGTTTGCTGTCACAACATGAGCTGCACATTTCCCActctgcagaaagcagctccctgcagttACCTTTTAATTTGCTCCTCGTAGTCATTTCTCTGTGCCTCCATGTCCTTTTCCAGCTTGAGGATCATGCTTTGCAGGaactccctgctctcctgctccgggctggggttctcagcagggctgctggtgGGACTGGCTGGTTCCTTTGGCTCGTGGCTGGGACTGAAGcagggcaggaattccttctcggagatgctgctggcagggctggggctggagccgCTGCcctccccaccactctctgccTGGGAGGGGGGAGCACTCTCACAGGCTGAAGCCCTGTGCAGGTCCAACAGTTTAAAAAGATCATGAGACAACGTTCTCTTGTGTCCATCGGAGGCCATGGGGCGtgtgctgcttttccaaaaGTCACTGGCAAGGACATCATTTCTCTCCTTGCTGCCCTTCTCCCCcggagcagccactgccaggaggGATTTCCTCATAGGCAAAGTCTGAGTTCTTTTCCTTGGCTGTGTATTCCACGTTCCCAGTGTGTCTTCGGACTCCGTGTCCTCCCTGGGGATACTCAAGGTGGCAGCTGGGCCAGGGGTGTTGCTGGAATTGGGGTGATccctctggaaaacagaaaaacagcccTGGAGTAGACAGGTCACAGCCATTGCTGTCACTGCAAGCTTTACAAAGCATTTCAACATGCTGGCAGAATGGCCATACTTTTCCataaaaagccattttgaaTTGCACCACGTTTACCACTTTTGCAGAgattcctttgaaaaaaagcctttaatcCTCAGTGTTTTCCCTTCATCAGCCTGAGCTGAAAAGGTTTCATGTGCTTGGCTGTTCAGCCAAAAAGCTTTGGGAGTTTTCATATTCCCCAGAACAGCAGATTTTCCACAGGAAAGTGGAAAGTTTATCTACATCATTTTCCTGATGTAAATATTCCACGAGTGACAGACACAGCTTTTTAGCCTATTAATAGCTAATGCTTGGAGGGCTCACTGCCCTGTCAGAGCCTGCCACAGTTAACCACACATTCAATTAACTAGCTTTGATGATTCCCCGGGGGATCCATCCTCACCATTTGCCTTTGGGTGGAGCCTCTGAGTACTGTGGGGtcctctgcagctccccagcccaCGGAGCTGCGAGGGACAGGAGCTTTCTTCTCGGCTTTTTGGGCAAGTGGGGAGGGAGGCACATCCTTGGATGGGGGAAAGAGCTTTTCATGGTCACTGATCAGCACAGTCATCACCTTCTGGACCTGGGGTGTGCCTGGAGGAACTAGAGATTGTCAGGGGCAAACCCAGTGCCACAGGATCCCTCCCACCACTTGGGTTTTCTGCTTGGTCTTTCTGGTGTCTGAAATGGAGATGGAACAGAAAACAAGGAGCAGGATCATAAAGCCAAAGAAAGTAAATAATGAGCAAAAGGAAATTAGTAACCACATTTCTAAGCAGCACAGAGATGACCTCACCAAATTCCTGAACCTACTGAACTCCATGAAGGGAACATGCAGTGGGATGtttttgtcattttgtcagTTCCTGAGGGGTTTTTGCCATCATAAACACCTTTACAGCCCATCAAACACATGGCTTGACTGTGTACTCACTGTGCCTGGGCACATTTCTGGCTTTCTTTCAGCTCCACCACAGAAAATCTTTAATTTTGAGGCTGTGGATGCAGCTCATGATTTCAGCATGCCAGGTGTTCCTAGGGCAGTTATTTCAGGAGTCCCTTTTACCTCTCATGATAATTGCAGGGTCCTCTATCCTGGGTCTGATGAGGTTCACTCCAATCACTGTTGCCAGATTATCCACACTCATCTTGTTGATGCTGGAGTTCAGTTGTATTTCATGGAGGAACCTGCCAGAATTCCAGAGCAAATATTTCACATCAGAGGTGGAAGACTGCAAAAAGCCTTGCTGGTGAAAAAATCCTGATTCATCCTCCCAGCTCTTCCTCTCAGTCACAAGGACAGAAACACTCAGCCTTAGAACTAAACTGGAGCTGGGTCTTACTGGCACCAgaataaaaaaaccaccatgtgaggagctgctctcctcagaaacaaatcaaaaaagaaGGGAATCCCAGCCTCAAACCTCCAACCAGAGAAAAACCACCCAGGTTGGGCGAAGCCCAGAAGTTTTGGTGCACAAGGCTTTTGTCCAGGAAAACTACACCTGGTTTTCATTTATAAGTGAGTTTGAGGGTAGTGCTTCATGTTCAGACATTGTCAGGGGGCTTATCCCAGGGGCTGAAATTCTCTACAGAAATTGGGATCTGGTGGCTCAAAGGGACCCAAAGCACAGCTTAAGAaggctctgcctggagaagTCGTCCTTTGGGATGACATTTCTGCTCCCCAACACCAAACCCGAGCTGTCTATGCCTCATGCAGAGCACTGACCTGCAGATGTAGCTGAGGAGGTTGTAGTTGTCTCTGGGGAGGAGGGACAGCTGCTTCAGGAGCTCCTGGTGGCCCTAAGTGGTGAAAAAGAGCTCCAGGAGGATTCACAGGCATGTCTGGACCCAGCTCTTGGTCACCCCAGCCAGGCTTGTGTGGGGTCTCCTCCTTGCCACCCCCCAGTCCCAGGGCAGTGggggagcccccagccctgggagtgTTCCAGACATGGGTGGTGGCACTCGGGGGACAGGGGTCAGTGGTGACCCTGGGTCTGGAGCTGGGTCATAGTTGATGATCTTGGGAATCTTTTCCAAACTTAGTTATTCCATGACTGATTCTCCTGGCATTTGCTCCCCTTGGAGTTCCATTTCTCTGTGGGACACAGAGAGGTTCTGCAGGGCTCAGCAAGGAGGGGCAGCCACAGAAAGAAcagggtcccttccagcccagcatGTGCAGGATG of Cinclus cinclus chromosome 29, bCinCin1.1, whole genome shotgun sequence contains these proteins:
- the ARHGAP25 gene encoding rho GTPase-activating protein 25 isoform X2: MSLKLPRNWDFNLKMDAAKIARSRSVMSGDPSGAVPGSPSPGVRPLKLGWLKKQRSIVKNWQLRFFVLRGQQLLYYKDEDDAKPQGCLSLQGSTIKVVATNPEEGGKFIFEIVPGVAGEQSRAGQDSCVLMASSQAEMEEWVKSIHRALGSAAGAVFGQPLADTMAYEQKLGQHQVPILVQKSAEFIREHGVGEEGIFRLPGQDNLVRELRDAFDAGERPSFNRDTDVHTVASLFKLYLRELPEPVVPWLQYEDFLLCGQALEADETKGHQELLKQLSLLPRDNYNLLSYICRFLHEIQLNSSINKMSVDNLATVIGVNLIRPRIEDPAIIMRGTPQVQKVMTVLISDHEKLFPPSKDVPPSPLAQKAEKKAPVPRSSVGWGAAEDPTVLRGSTQRQMRDHPNSSNTPGPAATLSIPREDTESEDTLGTWNTQPRKRTQTLPMRKSLLAVAAPGEKGSKERNDVLASDFWKSSTRPMASDGHKRTLSHDLFKLLDLHRASACESAPPSQAESGGEGSGSSPSPASSISEKEFLPCFSPSHEPKEPASPTSSPAENPSPEQESREFLQSMILKLEKDMEAQRNDYEEQIKSLQEENYEAWAKVVRLNQDMEQEKKKCGELELRLMNAERSKEELEKKTKMLEEELKNLTHK
- the ARHGAP25 gene encoding rho GTPase-activating protein 25 isoform X1, which gives rise to MSLCPHPLCLSLSPLLCPSVPTPSVPIPCVPVPIPCVPVAIPCVPVSPHLCLSLSPPLCPVSPQPCPCPHSLCPQLCPCPHSVSLSPQPLSPFCVPVPTAVSLSPSRVPVPIPCVPTARSRSVMSGDPSGAVPGSPSPGVRPLKLGWLKKQRSIVKNWQLRFFVLRGQQLLYYKDEDDAKPQGCLSLQGSTIKVVATNPEEGGKFIFEIVPGVAGEQSRAGQDSCVLMASSQAEMEEWVKSIHRALGSAAGAVFGQPLADTMAYEQKLGQHQVPILVQKSAEFIREHGVGEEGIFRLPGQDNLVRELRDAFDAGERPSFNRDTDVHTVASLFKLYLRELPEPVVPWLQYEDFLLCGQALEADETKGHQELLKQLSLLPRDNYNLLSYICRFLHEIQLNSSINKMSVDNLATVIGVNLIRPRIEDPAIIMRGTPQVQKVMTVLISDHEKLFPPSKDVPPSPLAQKAEKKAPVPRSSVGWGAAEDPTVLRGSTQRQMRDHPNSSNTPGPAATLSIPREDTESEDTLGTWNTQPRKRTQTLPMRKSLLAVAAPGEKGSKERNDVLASDFWKSSTRPMASDGHKRTLSHDLFKLLDLHRASACESAPPSQAESGGEGSGSSPSPASSISEKEFLPCFSPSHEPKEPASPTSSPAENPSPEQESREFLQSMILKLEKDMEAQRNDYEEQIKSLQEENYEAWAKVVRLNQDMEQEKKKCGELELRLMNAERSKEELEKKTKMLEEELKNLTHK